CGGGGCCAGGGGCGACGTCGACGTCGAGCTCGCCAAGTCCAACATCATGCTCATCGGGCCCACGGGATGCGGGAAGACCCTCCTCGCCCAGACCCTCGCCCGGATGCTCAACGTCCCCTTCGCCATCGCCGACGCGACGGCGCTCACCGAGGCGGGCTACGTCGGCGAGGACGTCGAGAACATCCTCCTCAAGCTCATCCAGGCGGCCGACTTCGACGTCAAGAAGGCCGAGACGGGCATCATCTACATCGACGAGATCGACAAGATCGCCCGCAAGAGCGAGAACCCCTCGATCACCCGTGACGTCTCGGGCGAGGGCGTCCAGCAGGCGCTGCTGAAGATCCTGGAGGGCACCGTCGCCAACGTCCCGCCGCAGGGCGGCCGCAAACATCCGCAGCAGGAATACGTACAGATCGATACGACCAACATCCTGTTCGTGTGCGGAGGAGCGTTCGAGGGGCTGGACGAGATCATCTCGCGGCGACTGAGCCATCGGCAGATGGGCTTTCGCGCGAGCCCGAGCGCCGCCGCGCGCGAGGGAGCCGAGATCGGCGAGTTGCTCGCCCAGGTGATGCCGGAGGACCTGCTCAAGCACGGCCTGATCCCGGAGTTCATCGGCCGGCTTCCCGTCGTCGCCACGCTCAACGCGCTGGACGAGGACGCGCTCGTGAAGATCCTGGTGGAGCCGAAGAACGCGCTGACCAAGCAATATGCGCGCTTCTTCGAGTACGATAGCGTGGAGCTCGTCTTTCAGGAGGACGCCTTGCGGGCCATCGCGCGCGAGGCGATGAAGCGCAGCACCGGCGCCCGCGCGCTGCGGACCATCATCGAGGAGGTCATGACGAACGTCATGTACGAGATCCCCTCCCTGAAGGATGTGAAGCGCTGTATTGTGACCGGCGCCACGGTTGATCAGCGCGAGGAGCCGATCGTCGTGACGTTGGGCGATCTACGACAGGCCTCCTGACCCTTCGCGCTGGCGACGGAATGAGCGGGCCGCCCGACGCGCGGCCGAGCCAGGGACGATGCCGGGCCCGTGCTGCCCGGCATTTTCCGCCGGCCCAGAACGACGTTGGAGTACACGCGCATGCCTCGCACGCCTAGGAAGAGAACCGCCGCCGCGAAGACGACGGCGGAGCGCGGCCAGGTCGACGATGACATCGTCGTAGAACCCGTCGCGAGCAGCCTCACGCCGGACGGCACGCCCTTCCCTCGCTCCCTGCCGCTGCTACCGATCCGCGATCAGGTCTACTTCCCGCACATGATCTTCCCGCTGCTGGTCGGTCGCGAGAAGTCGGTGCGCGCGCTCGAGGAGGCCCTCTCCGCCGATCGGCACATCGTGCTCGTCGCACAGCGGCTCGTGGGTACCGAGGACCCCTCGCCCGAGGAGCTCTACTCCGTGGGCATTGCGGCCGAGGTGATGCAGATCCTGCGCGTGCCGGACGGCACGGTGCGCGTGATGCTCGAGGGCGTGGAGCGCGCGCAGATCCTTCACTACCTTCAGGACAGCCCCTACTACCGCGTCGTCGTGCAGCCGCTTCCCTCCGAGGAGCGCAAGGACCTGGAGATCGAGGCGCTGATGCGCGGCGTCACGGCCCAGTTCGAGCAGATCGTCAACGTCGGCAAGCACATCCCGCCCGAGGCGCTCATCAACGTCGTCAACACCGAGGAGCCCGGCCGCCTGGTCGATACGATAGCCCCCTATCTCCATCAGCTGCGGGTCGAGGCCAAGCAGGAGCTTCTGGAGACGGTCGACGTGCGGGAGCGCCTCGAGAAGCTCGCGGTGGTGCTAAAGCGCGAGTGGGAGATCCTGGAGATCCAGAAGATCATCCGCGGGCGCGTCGAGAAGGAGATGGGCGATACGCAGCGGGAGATGATCCTTCGCGAGCAACTCAAGGCCATACAGCAGGAGCTTGGCGAGCGCGACGAGCGCGCGGGCGAGATCGAGGAGTACCGCGCGAGGATCGCGGCGGCCGCCATGCCGCCCACGGTCGAAGAGCGCGCCGCCAAGGAGCTGGATCGTCTCGAGAAGATGCCCTATGCCTCACCGGAAGGCGTCGTCATTCGCAACTACCTGGACTGGCTGACCTCGCTCCCATGGACCACGCAGACGGAGGACGTGGTGGACGTCGAGGAGGCGGCGCAGGTGCTGGACGCCGACCACTACGGACTGAGGAAGGCCAAGGAGCGCATCCTCGAGTTCCTTGCCGTGCGGCGGTTGGCGGGCGACGCGATGAAGGGGCCGATCCTCTGCTTCGTCGGGCCGCCCGGCGTGGGCAAGACGTCGATCGGCCGCTCGATCGCCCGCGCCCTTAACCGCAAGTTCGTGCGCGTCTCGCTCGGCGGCGTGCGCGACGAGGCCGAGATCCGCGGGCATCGCCGCACCTACGTGGGTGCCCTGCCGGGGCGCATCATCCAGGGCATCAAGCAGGCCGGCGCGCGCAACCCGGTCTTCATGCTCGATGAGATCGACAAGCTCGGCATGGACTTCCGCGGCGACCCCTCCTCGGCGCTGCTGGAGGCGCTCGACCCGGAGCAGAACGGCGAGTTCAGCGATCACTACCTGGAGGTGCCGTTCAACCTGCGCGACGTGATGTTCATCACGACCGCCAACCTGCTCGATCCCGTGCCGCCCGCGCTGCGCGACCGCATGGAAGTGATCTCCTTCGCGGGCTATACGGAGGAGGAGAAACTGGCGATCGCCACGCGCTTCCTGGTGCCAAAGCAGGTGCGCGAGAACGGACTGCGCGACGAGCAGATTCGCATCACGGAGGGCGCGCTCCGCAAGCTGATCCGGGAGTACACGCGCGAGGCCGGAGTGCGCAACCTGGAGCGTGAGATCGCGACGCTCTGCCGCAAGGTGGCTCGCCGGGTTGCCGGCGGCCACGAGGCCCTCTCCGTGGTGGACGAGGCGGAGGTGGTTGCAGGCTTGGGCCCCGGGCGCCACCACTACGGCACCATGGAGGAGCGCGACGAGGTCGGGGCGGCAACCGGCCTCGTCTACACCGAGTTCGGAGGCGACATCGTCACCATCGAGGTGAGCCCGATGCGCGGCGGCGACGGCCAGCTCGTGTTGACCGGCCAACTCGGCGATGTGATGAAGGAGTCGGCACGGGCGGCTCTCTCGTGCGTACGCTCGCGAGCGGGCGAGCTCGGCCTCGATCCCGACTTCCACAGGCACCTCGATATCCACATCCACGTGCCGGCCGGCGCGGTGCCGAAGGATGGCCCGTCGGCGGGCATCACGCTCGCTGCCGCCCTTGCGTCGGCTCTCACCGGCCGCGCCGTGCGCAAGGACATCGCGATGACCGGCGAGATCACCCTCCGCGGCCGCGTGCTGCCGGTCGGCGGCGTCAAGGAGAAGGTGCTGGCCGCCCATCGCGCCGGGATCCGCACGGTGGTGCTGCCGGAGGAGAACCGCAAGGACCTGGAGGATGTGCCCGATAACGTGCGACAGGAGATGACGTTCCGGCACGTGGAACGCGTGGACGAGGTGCTGGACCTGGTGCTGCTGCCTGCCGCGGCCGCGCAGACGCTGGAGCCGGCAGGAGGCAAGCGCTGAGCGAGACCGGGGCTGCCCGCGGCGGGGCCCCGGCGCGGACCGGGCAGGTCTGTGGACGGGCGACGATAGGAGGCAGTCGGATGGCGAGGTGGCGGGCGGCTGCGCGAGCCGCCCTGACATGCGTGGCGGTGCTGTGCGTGGTCGCGGCGGCCGGAGCGGCGCCGATGGGGGGGGGATCGATGGGAACGGCCGACGACATGACCACGGTGACGCTCAACGGGCTGCAGATCGCGCTGGACAGCCGGACGGGCGCCATCCGTCACATGGCCTATCAGGGTCCTGGCGAGTTGCTCGACGCGGACGCCGGCGAGGCCGGCCTCGTCGACGCCGCCTACCCGATCGAGACGTTCGAGCCGCTGCGGTTGTCGGCGCGCCATGCGCGGTCCGCCCGCATCGAGCGCAGCCCCGACCGGGTCGTCGTGAGGATCGACGCGCTCGGGCCGAGCCGTGACGGCATGGCCATCGAGGGCGCGGTTGAGGCGGTCGTCACGCTTCGCGCCGACCCGGACGGCCGCTCGATCGTCCTGACCTGCGAGCTAGCCAACCATACCCCGCGCCCGCTGCGCCAGGTGGTCTTCCCGGAGCTGCGCGGCCTGCGCGACGTGGCCGGCCCGGACAACACGATCTTCAAGACCTGCGGCTTGGGCAGCGCCCCGTTCCGCGAGCTCGTGGTGCCGGAGGCCGACCAGTGGTACGGCACCAATTCCTCCACCATCGAGCACAAGTCGGGCGGCATGTTCCACAGCATGTGGACGCGCTGGATGGATCTCGGCGGGCTCCCCGGCGGCTTCAGCCTCTTCCCGCGCCGCTGGAGCCCGGACCCGCACACCACCACCGTGCTGCAGCTTCGCCAGGCCACTCGCCGCCTGCGCCTGCTGTGCCTGCACGCGGGCGACGTGGCGCCGGGAGCGCGCTGGTCGAGCGGCGAGTGGGTCCTCACGCCGCACCGGAGCGGCTGGGCGAAGGGGATCGAGCCCTACCGCGCCTGGGTGCGCGCGCACGCCAAACGGCGCTACTCGATGCCGCGCCGCATCCGCGAGAGCCTGGGCTATCGCTCACTCTGGATGTGCCAGAACCAGCCTGCCGACCCGACCGACGTTGTCTGGCGTTTCTCCGACCTCCCGGGCCTCGCACGCGAGGCGCGTGACCACGGCCTGGCCGAGATGGTCATGTGGGCCTCGCAGCCGCTTTTCGACGCCTCGCTTCCAGCCCCTTACCCGCACCTGGGAACGGAGGCCGACCTGCTGACGGCCGCGGCCGAGTGTCGTCAGATCGGGGTACCCGTCGTGCCCTTCGTCAGCGTGCTTCAGGCGAGCCCGCGCACCGCGGGGCGCTATGGCCTGAAGGTGCTCAACAACAACGGCTGGACCTACCACACCGAGATGCTCCCGCGCTGGAACCCGCCCTACGCCACCGGGCTCTCCTGCGTGCAGGTGGGCCCGGCGAACGCGGCCTGGCAGGATGAGGTCGCCGCGAGCCTGCGGCGATGGGCGGACCGCGGTCTGACCGACGTGAGCTGGGATCAATACTGGACCGGCGCCGAGAAGCCGACGATGCAGGACCTGACCGCGCGTGTGCGCGACTACGCGCGGTCCCTGGACGCGGAGTCCAGCTTCAGCGGCGAGGAGCTATGGGACCTGGAGGTTGACTGCGAGTACCTGGACTACACCTGGAACTGGGGGACGTACCGCGACTGCCAGGCGTTCGTGAACGCGTTCCCGGCGCCGCGCCCCAACGTCAACATCAACCGCTCGGTGGTCGAGGCGCGCTTCGCGTTCATGGACAACCTGTTCCTGAACGTGTGGCCGTCGAAGCCTGACGGCATCAATGGCTCGGAGCGGATCGCCAACGTGCCGGAGCTCTCCCGAACCCTCAAGACCTGCGCCGCGCTGCGGCGGCGATTCCTGCGCTACTTCACCGAGGGCACGCTGATCGGTAACTGCCTGCTCACGGAGCCGGCGCCCGGCGTCCGCCTCTCGGCGTACGTGCTCCCCGATCGGGTGCTTGCCATCGTGCTCAACCAGGGCCCGGATGCCGATCTGTCCTTCCGCTACGACCTGGCGCCCTGGCTGCCGGATGGGAAGGCCTTCTCGGTCGCTCGCGTCGATGAAGCGCTGCGCGCCGAGCCGTCGGCCGACGCCCCAGTGTCCGGCTCGCTGGAAGCTGGGCGGCTGCGGCACCTGGAGATGCGGCTCCTCGAGTTCACGCCCCGGTAGCCGGCCGGCCGCTCACCCGCGCGCGGCCATCGCCTCTTCCAGCCGGTCGCAGGCGGCGCTGGCGCCCTTCTCGTTGCGGATCGCGCGCCCCAACTCGGCTGCCCGGCGAGCGCACGCCGCATCGGCTAGCAGAGGGCCGAGCGCGTCGGCGGCCCGGCGCGCAGTGTAGCGGGCGTGCGGGATGACGCGCGCCACTCCCAGCCGGCGGGCCCGGCGCGCGTTGTCCGGCTGGTCGAAGGCGAACGGCACGACGAGCATCGGCTTGCCGGCCCGTAGCGTCTCCGCCATCGTCCCGATCCCGCCCTGGTGCACCACCGCCTCGGCGCGCGGCAGCAGGTCGGCATACCGTGCGTACTCCACTGCGACCATGCCCGGCGGCAGGGGGCCATTCGGCCGGTTGCGCGGGTCTCGCCCGATCAGCAGCACGGCGCGGCGGCCGAGGGCGGCAGCGGCCCGGGCGCTCTCGGCATAGAACGGCCCCGCCGCCATCACCGCCGACGAGCCAAGCGTGAACACGATGGGAGGCGGGCCGGCGGCCAGGAACGCCTCCAGGACCGGTTCCGGCGGCGTGGACACGTCCAGAAACGGGAAGCCTGTCGCGCGGGTGTTTGGCGGCCAATCCGGCTGCGGCGGACCAAACAGGGGCGAGAAGAGCGCCAGGTTCAGGCGCGGCGAGAACTGACCGCGAAACAGCGGCTCGTGTGCCGGCGGGGGCAGCCTCAGGTCGCGCCGCAGCGCGCGCACCGGCTCCGTCCACGGCCGCACCATGCGCGGACCGACGCGCGACAGCAGCCGGTAGGGCGTCACGCCGAGCGAGCGGACGGCCAGCGCCCACGGCGCGGCAGCCAGCAGCGGAGGATCGTGCGCGGAGAACATGGAGGTGGGCGCAAGCGCCACGCCCACCCACGGCAGACCGGCGCGCTCGGCCAGCGGGGGCAGAGCAAACAGCAGCGGATGGCCCACGAGCAGGTCGGCGCCCACCGCCGTGGCGCGCTCCAGGTCCTCGTAGGTTGCCCGCAGATGCGGCATCATGATGCCGCGTACGAGCATCTCCGGGCCGCGGCGGGGGTTCAGGAGCCGTGGCATCCATTCAGCCTCGGGGCCCAGGTCCGGCAGGTTCGGGCGGAGCGGCGCGAAGCCGACGCCCGCGGCCTCGACGCGCTCGCGATAGAGGCCGCTCGTGGCGACGACCGGGGTATGGCCCCGGCGCCGGAGCTCGCGCGCCAGGGCCAGGTAGGGGTGCAGGTCGCCGAGCGAGCCGAATGTCGCCAGAACCACGCGCCGCGACCTCACGTCGGACACCATCGCGCGTCCTCGCGGGCACGCGGCGCCCGCGGGCCGGGCAGACGAAAGCCCCGCCGTCTCTGCTTCCGCGCGGGGCGAAGGCAGGGGCGGTGGGGCTTCCTTCGGGGCGTCGACCTATGCCGCGGGCGCGGTAACACTTGCCGCCTCGCAGCAGCGGCGAACCATCATCTTTCGCCCGGTCGGCGACAAGGTCATCACCACATCGGCCTTGTTGCCGCAGATGCGGCACTTCTGGCCGGCGGCTTTGGCTTCCTGGCGCGCGGCGACGTTCGTCTTTGACTTCTTGCCTTCTCCAGCCACGTACGGTTCTCTCCTTGGCGCGGCAGGGTGGGCCCCGCCGCCGTGACATTATACCAGAGGCGGATTCGGGCCGCGGAACGCGCGATCGGGAGGCACGCGCGGTCCGCGGCGCCGCCAGGGCGAGCCTACAGAGAGACGTTGCAGAGGTCCCAGGCGGCCCTGAGGGCCCTCGCCGGGTCACCGCGCGGCACGAACTCGTGGCCAACGTAGCCCTCGTAGCCGGACTCAAGAATGGCGCGCATGATCGGGGGGTAGTAGAGCTCCTGCGTCTCGTCCATGTCGTTGCGGCCGGGGTTGCCCGCGGTGTGGTAGTGCGCGAAGTAGCCGCCGCAATTGCGGATCGTTCGGATGATGTCACCCTCCATGATCTGCATGTGGTAGATGTCGTAGAGCAACTTCACGCGCGGCGAGCCGACCATGTCGCACATGCGGATGCCCCAGTCGCTCCGGTCGCATTGGTAGTCCTGGTGGTCCACCTTGCTGTTCAGGAGTTCAACCACCAGGTTCACGCCCGCATCCTCGGCCGGTTTCGCGACGCGCCGCAGGCCCTCCGCGGTGATCTCCGCGCCGGCGCCATCGTTGAGCCCGTCCCGGTTGCCGCTGAAGCAGATCAGGTTCGGGATGGCCCACTGCGCGGCGAGCTCCAGGTTCGCCAGGATCTCCCGCTCGATGCGATCGTGGTTCTCGCGGCGGTTCAGCCCGTCCGCAAGCGATCTGTGCCCGCCGATGGAGGCGATGACCAGCCCGTGATCCCTGGCGAGCGGCCAGTGTTCTGGCCCCACGAGCTCCACCGCGTCGTAGCCGATGTCGGCGGCGGTACGGACCAGCTTCTCCGGCGTGAAGTCGCCCCGAACGAAGCACCACCACGAGACGGACTGCTTGATGCGCGCCATTTCATGCCTCCTGTGCCGGCGGGATTCCGGGGCCCGGCGGCCGCCGGGCCCGACTGTCCTGTTCGCCCCGGCGCGCGCGGATTCCCGCCGCTGATCGACGGGCACCTGAAGCGGCGTGATCTGCCTCGTTCGCGCGCGCTGATAGGGGCGATGTGAGCGTCGCTCGCCGCGCGGCGGGCCCGGCGCGCGCTCGCGCGGGCGCTGGAGTATAATGGATCCATTCCGCTCAGGAGCCCGCCCCGTGCGCACCGTGTCCGTGGAATCGGAGGGATATGCCGCCGCGGCGGCCGCCGTGCGGCGCACGGGCCTCGAGACCGATCCAGAGGTCGAGCGGGTGGTCGCCGGTATCGTGGCGGAGGTGCGCGCGCGGGGTGACGAGGCGCTCCTCGATCTCGGGCGCCGTTTCGACTGCCCCGGCCTCGCCGCGCTCGAGGTGAGCGCGGACGAGTGGGAGCAAGGATGCGCGGCGGTTCCCGGCGAGGTGAAGGCCGCGCTCGACCGCGCCGCCGCCAGCATCCGCGCGTTCCACGAGCAGCAGCGCCGCCCGAGTTGGATGGACGCTCGCGAGGGTGCCGTCACCGGCCAGGTCGTGCGCGCTCTCGACCGCGTTGGCCTCTACGTGCCCGGCGGCACCGCGGTCTATCCGAGCAGCGTGCTCATGGTGGGCGTGCCCGCGCGTGTCGCGGGGGTGAGCGACATCGTGATGACGACTCCGGCGACTCGCACGGGCGAGGTGCACCCGTCGGTGCTCTACGCGGCGCGGGTGGCCGGAGTCTCGCGTGTGTTTCGGATCGGCGGGGCGCAGGCCGTGGCGGCGCTGGCCTACGGCACGCAGACGGTACCGGCGGTGGACAAGGTCGTGGGGCCGGGGAACGTCTACGTGAACGCGGCGAAGAAGCTGGTGTGGGGCGTCGTCGACGTGGACATGCTGGCGGGCCCGAGCGAGGTCTGCGTGGTCGCCGACGACGGCGCGAACCCGGCCTTCGCCGCCGCCGACCTGCTGACGCAGGCCGAGCACGACGCCGATTGCGCCGCCTATCTGCTCACCCCCTCGGCGCGCCTTGCGGCCGCGGTCGCGCGCGGGATCGAACAGCGAATGGCCCATCTGCCGCGCCGCGGCCTGGTCGCCCGCGCGCTGGAGGCGCATGGCGCCATCGTGGTCACGCGTACCCTCGACGAGGCGCTCGACCTGGCCAACGTGTGCGCGCCGGAGCACCTGGCCCTGATGGTTCGCGACCCCTTCGCCGCGCTCGCCCGCGTGCGCAACGCCGGCGCGGTGCTGCTGGGCGACTACTCGCCGCAGACGCTCGGCGACTACCTCGCCGGGCCGAGCCACACGCTGCCCACCAGTGGCACCGCGCGGTTCGCCTCGCCGTTGCATGTCGACACATTCCTGAAGAAGTCGAGCTTCATCTATTACGACCGTGCCGCCCTGGCCGCCGTGGGCGGCCTCCTCGTGCGCTTTGCGGAGGAGGAGGGTTTCGGAGCCCACGCGGAGGCCGTACGGGCGCGCCTCGCGCCGCCGGCGGGCGGCGGAGAGGGGATGGCATGACGCCGCAAGGCACGCCCGCGCCACGGGAGGCGCTCGTACGTCGGGCGACCAGCGAGACGGAGATCGAGTTGCGGCTGTCGCTGGACGGGGCGGGCGAAGCCCGGACGCACACCGGGGTCGGCTTCCTCGACCACATGCTCGCGCAGGTTGCGCGCCACGGCATGCTCGACCTGAGCGTACAGGCCCGCGGTGATCTTCACGTGGACGACCACCACACCGTGGAGGACGTGGGCATCGCGCTCGGCGCGGCGCTGCGCGAGGCGCTCGGAGATCGCGCCGGGGTCGCGCGCTATGGCGATGCCGTGGTGCCGATGGACGAGGCGCTCGTGCTCTGCGCGCTTGACCTGAGCGGACGCGGGCTGAGCGTGTGCGCGCTCGAGATTCCGGCCGAGCGCATCGGTGGCATGGCGGCAGAGATGGTGCCGGAGTTCTTCCGGGCCGTGGCACACAACGCCGGCATGACGCTGCACCTCCGGCAGCTTGGCGGGACCAACAGCCACCACATCGTGGAGGCGGCCTTCAAGGCGTTCGCGCGCAGCCTGCGCCAGGCCGTCTCTTGCGAGGAGGGGAGCGGCGCCATCCCCTCCACGAAGGGCTCGCTGCAAGGATAGGGGGCGCCTGGGGGGCACATGGACCTGCTCGTGCTGGGCGGCACGCTCTTCCTCGGCCGCCACATCGTGGAGGATGCCCTGCGCCGCGATTGGCGCGTCACGCTCTTCAACCGGGGCCAGCACAATCCCGATCTCTTCCCAGGTGTCGAGCGCATCACGGGCGACCGCGACGGCGGCCTGGACGGGCTGACCGGCCGCGCATGGGACGCGGTCGTGGACACGAGCGGCTACGTCCCGCGCGTGGTTGCTGCATCGGCGCGTCTGCTCGCGCGGTCCGTCGGCCACTACGCGTTCGTGTCCACCGTCTCGGTCTACGCCGACTTCCGGCGGGAGGGCATGGGCGAGGCCGCGCCGGTTGGCGTGCTCGACGACGACTCGGTCGAGACGGTTGACGACGCGACCTATGGGCCGCTGAAGGCGCTCTGTGAGGGGGAGGTCGAGCGCGCCCTGCCGGGACGCGCGCTGATCGTGCGTCCCGGCCTGATCGTAGGCCCGCACGACCCGAGCGACCGCTTCACCTACTGGCCGCTTCGCGTCGCCGGCGGTGGCGAGGTGCTGGCTCCAGGGGCTCCGGACGGCCCGGTGCAGGTGATCGACGCGCGCGACCTGGCGGCGTGGGTGCTCGACATGGCCGCCGGCGGCCGCGTCGGCGTGTTCAACGCCGTCGGCCCCGACGTGCGACTGACCCTTGGAGAGGTGCTTGACACCTGCCGCGAGGTCTCCGGCAGCGACGCGCGTTTCACCTGGGTGCCGGAGGACTTCGTGCTGGAGCAGGGGTTGCGGCCCTGGGCCGATCTGCCGCTCTGGCTGCCGCGCGGTTCCGGTGAATACGTCGGGTTGGACACCGTGAGCAATGCGGCAGCCGTGGCGGCGGGGTTGCGGTTCCGGCCCCTGGCCGAGACCGCGCGCGACACGCTCGCCTGGGCATGCGGGCGCCCGCGGACAGCACTGCGCGTGGGCATCACGCGCGAGCGCGAGCGGGAGCTTCTGAACGCATGGCGCGCCGCGAGCTACCCGATCTGAGCGCCCGGCCGGCTCTCGGCGTCTACCGGCCGCCGGCGGCGCTGCGGTGGGTGTTCGCCCTCGCCGGAGCCGGCTGCGCGGCGGCGAGCCTGCTGGCGGTTGCGCTGGCGGTGGCCCAGGGGAAGTGGGAGCCGCTCGTGGGCGCGCTGGTGCTCGCGGCGCCGGTGGCGCCGGCGGCCGCCGGGCTGCGGCGCCGGGTGACGGTTGACGGGGGTGGCCTGAGCTCCACGGGCGCCCTCGGCACGCTCCGGGTGCCGTGGGACGCCATTCGCCGCGTCGACGTGTCGCGCCGCTCTTTCGTCGTGGAGTCGCAGGCCGGCCCGGTGTCGGCCGGATGGTTGGCCGCGTCGCGTCGCGAGGAGTTGCTGGAGGCTGTAGTGCGGGGCGCCGACCTGGTGCCGGCGTGGACGCGCCTGCCGTGGGGAGTCCGAGCGCGGTACGTGCGGCGGGAGGCCGCGCGGTCGAGGGCGGAGCGATGATCGCGATCGTGGACTATGGTGCGGGGAATCTGGGCAGCGTCTACAAGGCGTTCCGCCATATCGGCGCCGCCGCCGCGGTGACCGCGGATGCCGGCGAGGTGGACCGCGCCTCGGCGCTGGTGCTGCCCGGCGTCGGCGCCTTCAGCCACTGCATGGCGGGCCTGGAGGCGGCGGCGCTGACCAGGCCGGTTCGGGCCTTCATTCGCTCGGGGCGCCCCTTCCTTGGCATCTGCGTGGGTATGCAGATGCTCTTCGCGGGCAGCGAGGAGCAGGCCGCGTGCCCGGGTCTCGGCGTGCTGGGCGGCCGCGTGGCGCGGTTGCAATTTGAGGGCGGCGCCGGAACCCGTGCCGACGGCCGCGCGCTGAAGGTGCCGCACATCGGCTGGAACGCGCTGGAGTTTCGTCCGGAGGCGCGCCTCTTCCGCGGCCTCTCGCAAGGCGACAGGGTCTACTTCGTGCACTCGTACTATCCGCTGCCCGAGGAGGCCGATGACGTGAGCGCGACGACCGACTACGGCCATCGGTTCTGCTGCGCGGTGGAGCACGGGAACGTGCATGCCACCCAGTTCCACCCGGAGAAGAGCGGCCAGATCGGGCTCGCCATCCTGCGAAACTTCGTGTCCTCATGCTCGTAGAGTCAACCGAATGCTGCTAATACCCGCGATCGATCTGAAGGGCGGCAGGTGCGTCCGCCTGTCGCAGGGCGAGTTCACGCGCGTCGAGACCTACAGCGAGGATCCGCTCCGCTACGCCCGACGCTGGTTGGAGGAGGGCGCCGAGCGTCTTCACGTAGTGGACCTCGACGGTGCGCGCCTGGGCGTGCCGCAGACGCGGAACCTGGAGGTCGTGCGCCAGATCATCCGGCGCACCGGCCTGCCCGTCCAGATGGGCGGCGGCGTTCGCAGCCTGGAGATCGCCGAGCGCATGCTGCGGATCGGCGCCGATCGTGTGATACTGGGCACGGCGGTCGCGCGCGAGGAGGCGACGGCTCGCGATCTCTTCGCCCGCCTCGGCGACCGTGCCATCGTGGGCATCGACGCTCGCGACGGGCGTGTGGCGGTGTCGGGCTGGCAGGAGCAACTGGAGGCGCCGGCTGTCGAGTTCGCCCTTCGCATGGTGGCGCTCGGAGCGCGCCGCATCGCCTTCACCGACATCGCGCGTGACGGCATGCTGGCCGGCGCCAACCTTCCGCCGCTCCGCGCGCTTCTGGACGCGGTCAGCGTCCCGGTGATCGCGTCGGGGGGCGTCACAACGCTCGACGATGTGCGCGCGCTCAGCGCGATGGAGCCGCCGGCGCCCGAGGCCGCGATCGTCGGCAAGGCGCTGTACGCCGGGGCCCTGAGGCTCGCCGACGCCATCGCGGTTGCCCGGGGAGGCACGCCGTAGCGTCAGAAGCGCCGGAGGTGCGAAGTGGCCGAGCATCTTCTTGCCGTGCTCGTCATCGCGA
The nucleotide sequence above comes from Chthonomonadales bacterium. Encoded proteins:
- the hisA gene encoding 1-(5-phosphoribosyl)-5-[(5-phosphoribosylamino)methylideneamino]imidazole-4-carboxamide isomerase, translated to MLLIPAIDLKGGRCVRLSQGEFTRVETYSEDPLRYARRWLEEGAERLHVVDLDGARLGVPQTRNLEVVRQIIRRTGLPVQMGGGVRSLEIAERMLRIGADRVILGTAVAREEATARDLFARLGDRAIVGIDARDGRVAVSGWQEQLEAPAVEFALRMVALGARRIAFTDIARDGMLAGANLPPLRALLDAVSVPVIASGGVTTLDDVRALSAMEPPAPEAAIVGKALYAGALRLADAIAVARGGTP
- a CDS encoding epimerase; amino-acid sequence: MDLLVLGGTLFLGRHIVEDALRRDWRVTLFNRGQHNPDLFPGVERITGDRDGGLDGLTGRAWDAVVDTSGYVPRVVAASARLLARSVGHYAFVSTVSVYADFRREGMGEAAPVGVLDDDSVETVDDATYGPLKALCEGEVERALPGRALIVRPGLIVGPHDPSDRFTYWPLRVAGGGEVLAPGAPDGPVQVIDARDLAAWVLDMAAGGRVGVFNAVGPDVRLTLGEVLDTCREVSGSDARFTWVPEDFVLEQGLRPWADLPLWLPRGSGEYVGLDTVSNAAAVAAGLRFRPLAETARDTLAWACGRPRTALRVGITRERERELLNAWRAASYPI
- the hisB gene encoding imidazoleglycerol-phosphate dehydratase HisB; the protein is MTPQGTPAPREALVRRATSETEIELRLSLDGAGEARTHTGVGFLDHMLAQVARHGMLDLSVQARGDLHVDDHHTVEDVGIALGAALREALGDRAGVARYGDAVVPMDEALVLCALDLSGRGLSVCALEIPAERIGGMAAEMVPEFFRAVAHNAGMTLHLRQLGGTNSHHIVEAAFKAFARSLRQAVSCEEGSGAIPSTKGSLQG
- the hisH gene encoding imidazole glycerol phosphate synthase subunit HisH, which gives rise to MIAIVDYGAGNLGSVYKAFRHIGAAAAVTADAGEVDRASALVLPGVGAFSHCMAGLEAAALTRPVRAFIRSGRPFLGICVGMQMLFAGSEEQAACPGLGVLGGRVARLQFEGGAGTRADGRALKVPHIGWNALEFRPEARLFRGLSQGDRVYFVHSYYPLPEEADDVSATTDYGHRFCCAVEHGNVHATQFHPEKSGQIGLAILRNFVSSCS